A window of the Miscanthus floridulus cultivar M001 chromosome 14, ASM1932011v1, whole genome shotgun sequence genome harbors these coding sequences:
- the LOC136505840 gene encoding protein ALP1-like has translation MSWKRSLLRTQLDDSSSDDEDCLILGTAAIVDTFANEKKHGGSVLGRRMIYRDRKGGHERMFQDYLAVNPTYGPELFRRRYRMSRELFLRIMNAVEAHDDYFVQKRDAANVLGLSCFQKITAAMRMITYGVSADATDEYIRIGESTAFESLRRFVVAVDEIFGEQYLRYPTEADTTRLLAIGEQKGFPGMLGSIDCMHWAWKNCPYDKQGQYKGHVEQPTIILEAVASNDLWIWHAFFGMPGSHNDINVLHRSPLFDNLAEGRAPQVNYSINGHDYTMGYYLADGIYPTWATLVKSISLPQGNKRQYFAKAQEAARKMVERAFGVLQARFAIVRGPVHIWDKDTISQIMRACVIMHNMIVEDEGFVVDPNERFDYGGNNVEPAHGRATRTLDEYIDAHRKIRNKETHDQLKEDLIEHLWNHHPDLY, from the exons ATGTCTTGGAAGAGATCCCTTCTTCGAACGCAATTGGATGAttcatcatccgatgatgaggatTGTTTGATATTAGGGACTGCTGCAATTGTTGATACTTTTGCCAATGAAAAAAAACACGGTGGCTCTGTCCTAGGTCGTAGAATGATTTACCGTGACAGAAAAGGCGGCCATGAGAGGATGTTTCAAGATTATTTGGCAGTGAATCCAACATATGGCCCTGAATTATTCCGTCGAAG GTACAGGATGTCTAGGGAGCTTTTCCTACGCATAATGAACGCCGTTGAAGCACACGATGATTACTTTGTGCAGAAAAGGGACGCGGCAAATGTACTTGGGTTGAGTTGCTTCCAAAAAATCACTGCTGCAATGCGTATGATCACCTATGGGGTTTCCGCTGATGCCACAGATGAGTACATTCGCATTGGCGAAAGTACTGCATTTGAGAGCCTACGGAGGTTTGTTGTTGCAGTGGATGAAATCTTTGGAGAACAGTATCTCAGATATCCCACTGAGGCGGACACAACACGCTTACTTGCAATCGGTGAGCAAAAAGGTTTTCCCGGCATGTTAGGTTCTATCGATTGTATGCATTGGGCTTGGAAGAACTGTCCGTACGATAAGCAGGGTCAGTACAAGGGGCATGTGGAGCAGCCCACCatcattttggaggcagttgCTTCGAACGACCTTTGGATATGGCATGCCTTCTTTGGAATGCCCGGGTCTCATAATGACATCAATGTTCTGCATAGGTCACCTTTGTTTGATAACTTGGCAGAAGGTAGAGCTCCACAAGTTAACTATTCCATTAACGGCCATGATTACACAATGGGCTACTACCTAGCTGATGGCATATACCCCACATGGGCTACTTTAGTCAAGTCGATCAGTCTTCCTCAAGGGAACAAGAGGCAATATTTTGCCAAAGCGCAAGAAGCAGCTAGGAAAATGGTCGAAAGAGCTTTTGGGGTTCTTCAAGCTAGGTTTGCTATTGTTCGAGGTCCCGTTCACATTTGGGACAAAGATACAATATCTCAGATTATGAGAGCTTGTGTGATCATGCATAACATGATTGTGGAAGATGAAGGATTCGTGGTCGACCCTAACGAGCGTTTTGATTATGGTGGAAATAATGTTGAACCTGCTCATGGACGAGCTACTCGAACACTTGATGAATACATTGATGCGCACCGGAAGATCAGAAACAAGGAAACACATGATCAGCTGAAAGAAGACCTCATCgagcacttgtggaaccatcatccagATTTATATTAG